The following is a genomic window from Dryobates pubescens isolate bDryPub1 chromosome 22, bDryPub1.pri, whole genome shotgun sequence.
GGAGGAGGCGGCGGCCGGGGGCGGGCTGGGTCCCTCCCAGGGAAGATGAGGCGGAGGCCCGGGCTGCCGAgcgggctgagcaggggctctTCCCTTCCAGCCGCCAGGACAAGATGGCAGCGgccgaggcggcggcggcaggagcGACGGGGGTGAGGGGCTGAGCCCGACCGGAGCGGCGCTTCCCCGTGGCGCTCCCGGAGATGCCCAGGACGGCGGCGGCAGCTCCAGCTCGGACGCCAGTGCGGCCCGATCCGTGAAGGTGAGCGATCGGGAGAGGCACAGAGCCGTCCCCGGTGGGCGGAGAGGGACGCTGCCTCTGCCGGCCGCTTTCGGCTCTATCCCGCGGAGGACTCCGGGGCGAGGGGACGGGGCAGACCTTacccccctgccccggggcgTGGCGGCGGCTCTTGCCCTCCTCTTAGGTGCGGTGAGCCGTTGCCCTTGCCGGGGCTCGGCGGCGGGGAGCGGGTAGTGCCGCTTCCCCTTCCCATCACTCTCGACGGTGCCTGATACGCCGTGTCCCCGAagtttctccttccccagcgcGAGAGAGCACCGGCGCCTGCTGGTGCGGCCCCGGCTGCCGGGCGAGGCCGCCGCCGCCCGACGGGGGGAGGAGTGGCTGCCCGCCTCGCCCGTTACCGACCGCGGGGCGGCGGTGGGGCCGGGTGGGCTGTGGGgatgccctgctcccagcccgggCTCACCACGGCCGCCGCCTCCTTGTATGGTGCGCTTGGGCCGCTGGAC
Proteins encoded in this region:
- the LOC128898371 gene encoding translation initiation factor IF-2-like, with product MKDGYYFTNFNSECIVEEHCANFPRVQRNGLPGLFSGIWTRDRDWVPPGLQKAAKTKADESRTRKGRSLHRARAPPVGPPVRRGGSGRPVQRPKRTIQGGGGRGEPGLGAGHPHSPPGPTAAPRSVTGEAGSHSSPRRAAAASPGSRGRTSRRRCSLALGKEKLRGHGVSGTVESDGKGKRHYPLPAAEPRQGQRLTAPKRRARAAATPRGRGVRSAPSPRPGVLRGIEPKAAGRGSVPLRPPGTALCLSRSLTFTDRAALASELELPPPSWASPGAPRGSAAPVGLSPSPPSLLPPPPRPLPSCPGGWKGRAPAQPARQPGPPPHLPWEGPSPPPAAASSASPRLRRCPARDGLAAPVAAHRPGGAGLRHAERCGGGLRAVLHRGPAPACPGPKTGLWIPACGAFPPCLPARSTARPGSVPQRQRPHRALPCDARRSREPPRAAAASPGAVRAPLSRACSSSKPSLCP